The Pelodiscus sinensis isolate JC-2024 chromosome 30, ASM4963464v1, whole genome shotgun sequence genome has a window encoding:
- the LOC102453114 gene encoding olfactory receptor 14A16-like: MSNRSTVTEFLLLGFSDVRELQILHVVVFLAIYLGALLGNLLIITAIALDHRLHTPMYFFLMNLSILDLGSISVTVLKSMVNSLLDTRVISYAGCVAQVFLFVNFTATDLALLTIMAYDRYVAICHPLHYERVMNRGACVHMATSAWITGIVYSALHTGNTFTLPFCQVNIINQFFCEIPQLLKLACSNSYWSEVGLLAFSMFLVLSCFVFILVSYVQIFKAVLRIPSQQGRRKAFSTCLPHLAVISLFTCTGTFAYVKPTSSSPSALGLALGVVYAVVPPSINPIIYSLRNKEIKAALKKLIVCKLFMEN, from the coding sequence ATGTCCAACCGAAGCACCGTGACCGAGTTCCTGCTCCTGGGGTTCTCTGACGTGCGGGAGCTACAGATTTTGCATGTTGTGGTATTTTTGGCTATTTATCTTGGAGCCCTGTTGGGGAACCTTCTCATCATCACAGCGATAGCCCTTGACCACcgtcttcacacccccatgtacttcttcctgatGAACCTCTCCATCCTGGACCTCGGCTCCATCTCTGTTACGGTCCTCAAATCCATGGTCAACTCCCTCCTGGACACCAGGGTGATTTCTTATGCTGGGTGTGTAGCCCAAGTCTTTCTCTTTGTCAACTTCACGGCAACTGATCTTGCCTTATTGACCATCATGGCCTACGACCGATATGTTGCCATCTGCCACCCACTGCACTATGAGAGAGTGATGAACAGGGGAGCTTGTGTCCACATGGCCACCAGTGCCTGGATCACTGGTATCGTCTACTCTGCCCTGCACACCGGGAACACCTTCACgttacccttctgccaggtgaatATCATCAATCAGTTCTTCTGTGAAATTCCCCAGCTCCTCAAGCTGGCCTGCTCCAACTCCTACTGGAGTGAAGTTGGGCTTCTTGCCTTTAGTATGTTTTTAGTATTAAGCTGCTTTGTTTTTATCCTTGTGTCGTACGTTCAGATCTTCAAAGCGGTGCTGAGAATCCCCTCGCAGCAGGGCCggcgcaaagccttctccacctgcctcccccacctcgctgTGATCTCCTTGTTTACTTGCACTGGTACCTTTGCCTATGTGAAACCCACCTCCAGCTCACCATCAGCTCTGGGTCTGGCGCTGGGTGTCGTCTATGCGGTGGTACCCCCCTCAATTAATCCaatcatctacagcctgagaaacaaggagatCAAAGCTGCATTGAAGAAACTCATTGTGTGCAAGTTATTCATGGAGAATTAA
- the LOC102452865 gene encoding olfactory receptor 14C36-like produces MPNRTTVAEFLLLGFSDVRELQILHVVLFLVLYLAALMGNLLIITAIVLDHRLHTPMYFFLVNLSILDLGSLSVTVPKSMANSLLDTRSISYPACVTQVFLFILFLVADLALLTVMAYDRYVAICHPLHYEKVMNRGACVNMAASAWLAAIVNSALHTGNTFSLPFCQANDINQFFCEIPQLLKLACSDSYRSEIGLLAFSAFLAVNCFAFILVSYVQIFKAVLRIPSEQGRHKAFSTCLPHLTVVSLLICTGSFAYLKSTSSSATKLDLVVGVLYAVVPPMVNPVIYSLRNKEIKAALKKLWI; encoded by the coding sequence ATGCCCAACCGTACCACCGTGGCCGAGTTCCTGCTCCTGGGGTTCTCCGACGTGCGGGAGCTGCAGATTTTGCACGTGGTGCTGTTTCTGGTGCTTTACCTGGCAGCCCTGATGGGGAACCTTCTCATCATCACAGCCATCGTCTTAGACCATcgtcttcacacccccatgtacttcttcctggtcAACCTGTCCATCCTGGACCTCGGTTCCCTCTCTGTCACCGTCCCCAAATCCATGGCCAACTCCCTTCTGGACACCAGGTCAATTTCCTACCCTGCCTGTGTCACCCAAGTCTTTCTCTTTATACTCTTCCTTGTAGCTGATCTTGCCTTGCTCACTGTCATGGCCTATGACCGATATGTCGCCATCTGCCACCCGCTGCACTACGAGAAAGTGATGAACAGGGGAGCTTGTGTTAACATGGCCGCCAGCGCCTGGCTTGCTGCTATCGTCAACTCTGCCCTGCACACCGGGAACACCTTCAGCctacccttctgccaggccaacGACATCAACCAGTTCTTCTGCGAAATCCCCCAGCTCCTCAAGCTGGCCTGCTCCGACTCCTACCGCAGTGAAATTGGGCTTCTTGCCTTCAGTGCCTTTTTAGCTGTGAATTGCTTTGCTTTTATCCTTGTGTCGTATGTTCAGATCTTCAAAGCGGTGCTGAGAATCCcctcggagcagggccggcacaaagccttctccacctgccttcCCCACCTCACTGTGGTCTCTCTGTTAATTTGCACGGGGTCCTTTGCCTACCTGAAATCCACCTCCAGCTCAGCAACAAAGCTGGATCTAGTGGTGGGTGTTCTCTACGCCGTGGTGCCTCCCATGGTGAATCcggtcatctacagcctgaggaacaaggagatcAAAGCTGCGCTGAAGAAACTGTGGATTTAA